Proteins encoded within one genomic window of Novipirellula galeiformis:
- a CDS encoding DUF1559 domain-containing protein, with translation MSRRSKMGFTLVELLVVIAIIGVLVGLLLPAVQAAREAARRMSCSNNMKQLGLALHNYHDTNNSLPFWSHGSHGHAHYSGFIAILPFVEQQALYDQITTTTTINGVTYQPYDLYPDSARTGYTPYFTQIPGLVCPSDPRAGNKQASDRGRNSYNFSVGDWTPFWSDSNTRGPFARLKAFNFSAILDGLSNTIAMAERGMGDGTVVSGGRVKGGVALTHPSVGATPDANNPIACLATLGANGMYKSTFSVKSSAGIAWSHGFVGETMVNTILPPNGPSCGLTNDWGNRSFATASSYHPGGVMALKCDGSVSFITDSIDTGNLSSGSVAQGPSPYGVWGALGTKDGSETVELP, from the coding sequence ATGAGTCGTCGTTCAAAAATGGGTTTTACCCTCGTTGAATTGTTAGTTGTGATCGCCATCATCGGAGTGCTTGTGGGGTTGCTCTTACCGGCGGTACAGGCTGCCCGCGAAGCGGCCCGACGAATGTCGTGCAGCAACAACATGAAACAACTGGGGCTGGCGCTGCACAATTATCACGACACAAACAACTCGTTGCCCTTCTGGTCCCATGGCAGCCATGGCCATGCCCATTACAGTGGCTTCATCGCGATCTTGCCCTTTGTTGAGCAACAGGCGTTGTATGATCAAATCACCACGACGACCACGATCAATGGGGTAACCTACCAGCCCTACGACTTGTATCCCGATAGCGCGAGGACTGGCTATACGCCGTATTTCACTCAGATCCCAGGACTCGTTTGTCCCTCCGACCCAAGAGCCGGCAACAAGCAAGCCTCCGATCGAGGTAGAAATAGCTACAACTTTAGCGTAGGCGACTGGACACCGTTCTGGAGCGACAGTAACACTCGCGGTCCTTTTGCGCGACTGAAGGCCTTTAACTTCTCCGCGATCCTCGACGGATTGAGCAACACGATTGCGATGGCCGAACGCGGCATGGGAGACGGAACGGTGGTCAGCGGAGGCAGGGTCAAGGGTGGAGTTGCCTTAACCCACCCTTCGGTTGGCGCCACTCCGGATGCAAATAATCCGATTGCTTGCCTTGCAACGCTGGGGGCAAACGGCATGTACAAATCGACTTTTTCGGTCAAAAGCTCCGCAGGCATCGCATGGTCGCATGGGTTTGTTGGAGAGACCATGGTCAACACGATCCTGCCTCCAAACGGCCCCAGTTGTGGGCTCACAAACGACTGGGGCAACCGCTCGTTCGCCACGGCTAGCAGCTACCATCCCGGCGGAGTCATGGCATTGAAGTGTGACGGATCGGTCTCGTTTATTACCGATTCGATCGACACCGGCAACCTTTCCAGTGGCAGCGTTGCACAAGGCCCGTCGCCCTACGGTGTGTGGGGTGCGCTTGGCACCAAGGACGGCAGCGAGACCGTCGAGCTGCCGTAA
- a CDS encoding carboxypeptidase-like regulatory domain-containing protein: MRNLVCLLVLAQASFFLGCNSPASVDGVVPTKGTVNYQGQPVAGATVTFAPDGSGRASSGFTDENGHFEMTTLQPNDGAMPGKYKVLISKSEVVGALSHEESIAYMEKNGKEPTISIKESLPVKYKTAKSSDLTADVTEGGENDFTFDLAD, translated from the coding sequence ATGAGAAATTTAGTCTGTTTGCTGGTGCTTGCCCAAGCCAGCTTTTTCCTTGGCTGTAACAGCCCTGCCAGCGTCGATGGTGTCGTGCCGACAAAAGGTACGGTGAATTACCAAGGCCAACCGGTCGCCGGAGCGACCGTGACATTTGCGCCCGATGGATCGGGGCGTGCATCGAGTGGTTTTACCGACGAGAACGGCCACTTCGAGATGACGACACTGCAACCCAACGATGGGGCAATGCCGGGGAAATACAAAGTCCTGATCTCGAAATCCGAAGTCGTGGGCGCCCTGTCGCACGAAGAATCGATCGCCTACATGGAAAAGAATGGCAAGGAACCCACGATTTCCATCAAGGAATCGCTGCCGGTCAAATACAAAACGGCAAAGTCGTCCGACTTGACCGCCGACGTGACCGAGGGCGGAGAGAACGATTTCACGTTCGACCTAGCTGATTAA
- a CDS encoding DUF4198 domain-containing protein, protein MSKFFCLSSLALAAFTVALTGCSRGTDVELVPVSGTVTVAGKPTEGITVTLLRQSGEGKQHFPYGKSDAEGKFTLKVSETESGAPVGQYTALFERWTLPDGSPIPEGQTPADSGAVNQIPQRYTDPSTSPETVTIAADGADNLSFDLKLK, encoded by the coding sequence ATGTCAAAGTTTTTCTGTTTAAGCTCCCTCGCGCTGGCGGCGTTCACCGTCGCTTTGACGGGATGCAGTAGAGGTACCGATGTTGAATTGGTGCCTGTTTCGGGAACCGTCACGGTCGCAGGTAAGCCGACCGAGGGCATCACCGTGACCTTGCTGCGGCAATCCGGTGAGGGCAAGCAGCACTTTCCGTATGGCAAAAGCGATGCCGAGGGTAAGTTCACGCTCAAGGTGTCTGAGACCGAGAGCGGAGCGCCAGTGGGACAATACACTGCGCTGTTTGAACGGTGGACACTGCCCGATGGTTCTCCGATCCCGGAGGGCCAGACGCCGGCCGATTCCGGTGCGGTCAACCAAATCCCGCAGCGCTATACTGACCCAAGCACTTCCCCCGAAACGGTTACGATTGCCGCGGACGGCGCCGACAACTTGAGCTTCGATTTGAAGCTCAAGTAA
- a CDS encoding DUF1559 domain-containing protein — translation MSHRSKTGFTLVELLVVIAIIGVLVGLLLPAVQAAREAARRMSCSNNMKQLGLALHNYHDTHNSLPFWSYQSPDNIVYSSFIAILPFIEQQALYDQITSATTINGVTYPPYGIYTFDSDYTPWYTHIPGYVCPSDPGSGNNQGADQGRNSYCFSLGDWTPDRHDTSTRGPFARRKAFNFSAILDGLSNTIAMGERGIGDSTSTISGGRIKGRFVVSHTSVGSSPTANNPITCLATVGTSGMYKTTFQTRGPGGIAWRNGSTGVTSINTILPPNGPSCNRESDFGMRILTTASSYHPGGVMALKCDGSVTFITDSIDTGDLSSPSVAQGPSPYGIWGALGSKDGSEVVTLP, via the coding sequence ATGAGTCATCGTTCAAAAACGGGTTTTACGCTCGTTGAATTATTGGTGGTGATCGCCATCATCGGAGTGCTGGTCGGTTTGCTGTTACCAGCGGTACAAGCCGCCCGCGAAGCGGCCCGCAGAATGTCGTGCAGCAACAACATGAAGCAGTTGGGCCTAGCGCTGCATAATTATCACGACACCCATAACTCGTTGCCTTTCTGGTCTTACCAAAGTCCTGACAATATCGTTTACAGCAGTTTCATCGCGATCTTGCCCTTCATTGAGCAACAGGCGTTGTATGACCAGATCACCTCGGCCACCACGATCAATGGGGTGACTTACCCGCCCTATGGCATATACACCTTTGATTCTGACTATACGCCGTGGTACACGCACATCCCTGGTTATGTCTGTCCCTCCGATCCAGGAAGCGGCAACAACCAAGGCGCAGACCAGGGCCGCAACAGCTATTGCTTTAGCCTGGGCGACTGGACACCCGACCGCCACGATACATCCACTCGCGGTCCTTTTGCGAGAAGGAAGGCCTTTAACTTTTCCGCGATCCTCGACGGACTGAGCAACACGATTGCCATGGGCGAACGCGGTATCGGAGACTCGACGTCGACGATCTCAGGAGGCAGGATTAAAGGTAGGTTTGTCGTATCTCACACGTCCGTTGGCTCCTCTCCCACAGCGAACAATCCGATTACCTGCCTCGCAACGGTAGGCACAAGCGGCATGTACAAAACGACTTTCCAGACCCGAGGCCCAGGCGGCATCGCTTGGAGAAATGGGAGCACCGGGGTGACCTCGATCAACACCATCTTGCCTCCAAACGGCCCAAGTTGTAACCGCGAAAGCGATTTTGGCATGCGTATACTTACGACGGCTAGCAGCTACCATCCCGGCGGAGTCATGGCTTTGAAGTGTGACGGATCGGTTACTTTCATCACCGATTCGATCGACACCGGAGACCTATCAAGCCCCAGCGTTGCACAAGGCCCGTCGCCCTACGGCATTTGGGGTGCTTTAGGTTCCAAGGACGGCAGCGAGGTCGTGACCCTTCCGTAA
- a CDS encoding DUF1559 domain-containing protein — protein MSRRSRTGFTLVELLVVIAIIGVLVGLLLPAVQAAREAARRMSCSNNMKQLGLALHNYHDTNDSLPFWAYASHNNSHYGGFIALLPFVEQQALYDQITSTTTINGTTYPPYDRYPVSSGYTPWYAQIPGLVCPSDPRSSSKQSTDLGRNSYCFSLGDWTPFYGDTATRSPFGRMRAFNFSAIVDGLSNTIAMGERGIGDGSKVKGGFVVSHPSVASSPTANNPIACLATVGPNGLYKSTFTARGTGGNAWSYGFTGWTAMNTILPPNGPSCAHITDSAHRMLATPSSYHPGGITVLKCDGSVSFITDSIDTGDLSSPSVLQGPSPYGVWGALGSKEGSESVELP, from the coding sequence ATGAGTCGTCGTTCGAGAACGGGTTTTACGCTCGTTGAATTATTGGTGGTGATCGCCATCATCGGAGTCTTGGTCGGATTGCTGTTACCAGCGGTACAAGCCGCCCGTGAAGCGGCCCGCAGAATGTCGTGCAGCAATAACATGAAGCAGTTGGGCCTAGCGCTGCACAACTATCACGACACCAACGATTCGTTGCCCTTCTGGGCTTACGCAAGCCACAACAACTCTCATTACGGTGGATTCATTGCGCTGTTGCCTTTTGTTGAGCAACAGGCGTTGTATGATCAAATCACCTCGACCACCACGATCAACGGAACGACCTACCCGCCCTATGACAGATACCCGGTCAGTAGTGGCTATACACCGTGGTACGCACAGATTCCTGGTTTGGTCTGTCCTTCGGATCCCCGATCGAGCAGCAAACAAAGCACCGACCTTGGCCGCAACAGCTATTGCTTTAGCCTGGGCGACTGGACACCCTTCTACGGCGACACGGCCACTCGCAGTCCATTTGGGCGAATGAGAGCCTTCAACTTTTCTGCGATCGTCGATGGATTGAGCAACACGATTGCCATGGGCGAACGCGGTATCGGAGATGGATCGAAAGTCAAAGGTGGATTTGTCGTGTCTCACCCTTCGGTTGCCTCCTCTCCGACAGCGAACAATCCAATCGCTTGTCTAGCAACAGTGGGCCCCAATGGCCTGTACAAATCGACGTTCACGGCCCGAGGCACCGGAGGCAACGCTTGGTCCTATGGATTCACCGGATGGACGGCGATGAACACCATCTTGCCACCAAACGGTCCCAGTTGTGCCCACATCACCGATTCAGCTCACCGCATGCTTGCGACGCCTAGCAGCTACCATCCTGGCGGCATCACGGTACTAAAGTGTGACGGATCGGTCTCGTTCATTACCGATTCGATCGACACCGGAGACCTTTCGAGTCCCAGCGTTTTGCAGGGCCCGTCGCCCTACGGCGTGTGGGGTGCCCTAGGTTCCAAGGAAGGCAGCGAGAGCGTCGAGCTGCCCTAA
- a CDS encoding carboxypeptidase-like regulatory domain-containing protein: MRNLVCLLVLAQASFFLGCNSPASVDGVVPTKGTVNYQGQPVAGATVTFAPDGSGRASSGFTDENGHFEMTTLQPNDGAMPGKYKVLISKSEVVGALSHEESIAYMEKNGKEPTISIKESLPVKYKTAKSSDLTADVTEGGENDFTFDLAD, translated from the coding sequence ATGAGAAATTTAGTTTGCTTGCTGGTGCTTGCCCAAGCCAGTTTTTTCCTTGGCTGTAACAGCCCTGCCAGCGTCGACGGTGTCGTGCCGACAAAAGGCACGGTGAATTACCAAGGCCAACCGGTCGCCGGGGCGACCGTGACATTTGCGCCCGATGGATCGGGACGTGCATCGAGTGGTTTTACCGACGAGAACGGCCACTTCGAGATGACGACACTGCAACCCAACGATGGGGCAATGCCGGGGAAATACAAAGTCCTGATCTCGAAATCCGAAGTCGTGGGCGCCCTGTCGCACGAAGAATCGATCGCCTACATGGAAAAGAATGGCAAGGAACCCACGATTTCCATCAAGGAATCGCTGCCGGTCAAATACAAAACGGCAAAGTCGTCCGACTTGACCGCCGACGTGACCGAGGGCGGAGAGAACGATTTCACGTTCGACCTAGCTGATTAA
- a CDS encoding DUF1559 domain-containing protein, with product MRRRSEKGFTLVELLVVIAIIGVLVGLLLPAVQAAREAARRMSCSNNMKQLGLALHNYHDTHQKFPPSVSASGSMASGTAVPGPLKARNHRGWTMLLPFIEQAALYDAFDFSLAASGCTYGGAGNTISGPQPGAAGNANDVVVSTVVPAFLCPSDPNPTNSTSTHDAYRISSATTLQGAYTNYDFSATRLSSISNVWSGTTQSTRRMFGMDDQSRMRDVLDGTSNSIAIAETIRNVWDGVAPTWGYAKWVGNGVDPAYTYGINYRRYSTNPLVPYRLGTYMTSGSLHTGGAQFTFGDGSVHFLTDSIDLTTLQRLTYISDGQVIPEY from the coding sequence ATGCGCCGTCGTTCAGAAAAAGGCTTTACACTCGTTGAATTATTGGTGGTGATCGCCATCATCGGAGTGCTGGTCGGATTGCTCTTGCCGGCGGTACAGGCCGCCCGTGAAGCGGCCCGCCGAATGTCATGCAGCAACAACATGAAACAACTGGGGTTGGCGTTACATAACTACCACGACACGCACCAAAAGTTTCCGCCGTCAGTGTCCGCTTCTGGCTCGATGGCATCGGGAACGGCTGTCCCAGGTCCGCTAAAAGCTCGCAATCATCGCGGTTGGACGATGCTGTTGCCATTCATCGAACAGGCTGCGCTCTACGATGCATTTGACTTCAGTCTGGCGGCGAGCGGCTGCACCTATGGCGGTGCTGGTAATACCATTAGTGGCCCTCAGCCTGGTGCGGCGGGCAATGCAAACGACGTTGTCGTCAGCACCGTCGTGCCCGCTTTCCTCTGCCCGTCAGACCCCAACCCCACTAATTCCACCTCGACCCACGACGCGTACCGCATTTCGAGCGCAACGACGCTGCAAGGTGCCTACACCAATTACGATTTCAGTGCGACGAGACTCAGTTCCATCAGTAACGTCTGGAGCGGCACGACTCAGTCAACCCGCCGCATGTTCGGGATGGATGATCAGTCACGAATGCGAGACGTCTTGGACGGCACCAGCAATTCGATCGCGATTGCCGAGACGATTCGAAACGTCTGGGATGGCGTGGCACCAACCTGGGGCTATGCCAAGTGGGTCGGCAACGGAGTGGATCCGGCCTACACATACGGGATCAATTACCGAAGATACTCAACCAATCCGCTGGTTCCCTACCGACTGGGGACGTACATGACGTCGGGCAGCCTGCACACCGGAGGCGCGCAGTTTACCTTTGGCGATGGTTCGGTTCACTTTCTAACCGATTCGATCGATCTAACCACGCTACAACGGCTGACCTACATCTCCGATGGCCAGGTCATTCCGGAGTATTGA
- a CDS encoding DUF1559 domain-containing protein — MSRRSKMGFTLVELLVVIAIIGVLVGLLLPAVQAAREAARRMSCSNNMKQLGLALHNYHDTHQKFPPSVVASGPIESGSAKPGVGNVRNHRGWQMLLPFIEQAALYEAFDFSLASSSCTVSSTNTLGGPKPGEAGNANDVVVSTSIPAFLCPSDPNPTHYSSNSSVHYSISPGTTTLLGAFTNYDFNAERTYNSANTWSGTAQSTRRMFGHMDQSRMRDILDGTSNSIAICETIRNVVNGTGTTWGYSKWVGQGVDAAYYQGINDNLWSTTPPVPYKLADWSTPGSLHPAGAQFTFGDGSVHFLTDSIDLVTQQRLAYISDGQVVPEF, encoded by the coding sequence ATGAGTCGTCGTTCAAAAATGGGCTTTACGCTCGTTGAATTATTGGTGGTGATCGCCATCATCGGAGTCTTGGTCGGATTGCTGTTACCAGCGGTACAGGCCGCCCGCGAAGCAGCCCGCCGAATGTCGTGCAGCAACAACATGAAACAGCTGGGTTTGGCGCTCCATAACTACCACGACACGCACCAAAAGTTTCCACCCTCGGTGGTTGCCAGTGGCCCGATTGAATCGGGATCGGCCAAGCCAGGTGTGGGCAACGTTCGCAATCATCGCGGTTGGCAGATGTTGTTGCCATTCATCGAGCAGGCTGCGCTCTACGAAGCATTTGACTTCAGTCTGGCGTCGAGTAGCTGCACAGTCAGTTCGACGAACACCCTTGGTGGTCCCAAGCCAGGCGAGGCTGGCAATGCCAACGACGTTGTCGTGAGTACCTCCATTCCCGCTTTCCTCTGCCCTTCGGACCCCAATCCGACCCACTACTCGTCCAACAGTAGTGTTCATTACTCCATTTCGCCCGGAACGACGACGTTACTAGGCGCCTTCACGAATTACGATTTCAACGCGGAGAGAACGTACAACAGTGCCAACACCTGGAGCGGCACGGCTCAATCAACCCGCCGCATGTTCGGACACATGGATCAATCCCGGATGCGGGACATCTTAGACGGCACCAGCAATTCGATCGCAATTTGTGAGACGATTCGAAACGTCGTCAATGGCACGGGAACCACCTGGGGCTATTCCAAGTGGGTCGGCCAGGGAGTCGATGCGGCTTACTATCAAGGCATCAATGACAACCTCTGGTCTACCACCCCGCCGGTTCCCTATAAGCTAGCCGACTGGTCGACGCCGGGCAGCCTGCATCCCGCAGGAGCCCAGTTTACCTTTGGCGACGGCTCGGTTCACTTCCTGACCGATTCGATCGATCTCGTCACGCAACAGCGACTCGCCTATATCTCCGATGGCCAGGTCGTCCCGGAGTTCTGA
- a CDS encoding DUF1559 domain-containing protein, which translates to MRRRSEKGFTLVELLVVIAIIGVLVGLLLPAVQAAREAARRMSCSNNMKQLGLALHNYHDTYRSLPFWSYASHRHSHYSGFIAILPFIEQNALYEQITSTTTINGVTYPPYDQYGVSSGYTPWYTQIPGFVCPSDPRASNNQSGDLGRNNYCFSLGDWTPYYSDTSTRSPFARMKAFNFSAILDGLSNTIAMGERSIGDGAIVLGGRVKGGAIQTHPSVGASPTANNPIACLATVGTNGMYKSTFSARGTGGNSWSYGFTGYTSINTILPPNGPSCVHTGDTAHRMFATPSSYHPGGVMTLKCDGAVSFITDSIDTGDLSSGSVAQGPSPYGIWGALGSKDGNETVSLP; encoded by the coding sequence ATGCGTCGTCGTTCAGAAAAAGGTTTTACGCTCGTTGAATTATTGGTGGTGATCGCCATCATCGGAGTCTTGGTCGGATTGCTCTTACCGGCGGTACAAGCCGCCCGTGAAGCGGCCCGGCGAATGTCGTGCAGCAACAACATGAAACAGCTGGGGTTGGCACTACATAACTACCACGACACCTACCGATCGTTGCCCTTCTGGTCTTACGCAAGCCATAGGCATTCCCATTACAGTGGTTTCATTGCGATCTTGCCATTTATTGAGCAGAACGCGTTGTACGAACAAATCACCTCGACCACCACGATCAACGGCGTGACCTACCCGCCCTATGACCAATACGGAGTCAGTAGTGGCTATACGCCGTGGTACACTCAGATCCCTGGCTTTGTCTGTCCCTCGGATCCCCGAGCCAGCAACAACCAAAGCGGAGACCTTGGCCGTAATAACTACTGTTTTAGCCTGGGCGATTGGACCCCCTACTACAGCGACACGTCCACACGCAGTCCCTTTGCGCGAATGAAGGCATTCAACTTTTCCGCAATCCTCGATGGACTTAGCAACACGATCGCGATGGGCGAACGCTCGATTGGCGATGGAGCGATTGTCCTCGGAGGCAGAGTCAAGGGTGGAGCAATCCAAACCCACCCTTCGGTTGGCGCCTCTCCGACAGCAAACAATCCGATCGCGTGCCTGGCGACCGTGGGAACCAACGGCATGTACAAATCGACGTTCTCGGCGCGAGGCACCGGGGGCAACTCCTGGTCGTATGGGTTCACCGGTTACACCTCGATCAACACGATTTTGCCTCCAAACGGCCCCAGCTGCGTCCACACCGGCGATACAGCTCACCGCATGTTTGCGACGCCTAGCAGCTACCATCCCGGCGGAGTCATGACACTGAAGTGTGACGGAGCGGTCTCGTTCATTACCGATTCGATCGACACCGGAGACCTTTCGAGTGGCAGCGTTGCACAAGGCCCATCGCCCTACGGCATCTGGGGTGCGTTAGGTTCCAAGGACGGCAACGAGACCGTCAGCCTGCCCTAA
- a CDS encoding 3-keto-disaccharide hydrolase — protein sequence MKIATLCFFLSALTVVNASVAQAETAKSSSEWTSLFNGKNLDGFDTFLGRYGPDRLNDDPQNIVSVQNGEIHIYKDTEQGAEAPFGYFVTQKEYSHYHLRFEYRWGEKKFAPRTNVVRDSGVIFHMVGPNKVWPRGVECQVQEKDTGDIFTVYGTQVTTTVDPKRKGSSPQFMEAKDGGVPLTQGSKGVTRIVKSTTEEKEGWNTVEIIVRGSDEFTHIVNGVVNNRGSDIRELDSNGEDWIPLKSGKILFQVEGAEVRYRNIEIKELPASK from the coding sequence ATGAAAATTGCAACTCTCTGTTTCTTCCTATCTGCGTTGACCGTCGTCAATGCTTCCGTCGCTCAAGCCGAAACGGCCAAGTCGTCCTCGGAGTGGACGTCCCTATTCAACGGCAAAAATCTCGACGGCTTCGACACCTTTCTAGGAAGGTATGGACCAGACCGACTCAATGATGACCCCCAAAACATCGTTTCGGTCCAAAATGGTGAGATTCATATTTACAAGGATACCGAACAGGGAGCGGAGGCTCCGTTTGGTTACTTTGTGACGCAAAAAGAATACTCACATTACCACCTTCGATTTGAATACCGTTGGGGAGAAAAGAAGTTCGCTCCACGAACCAATGTCGTCCGTGATTCGGGGGTCATTTTCCACATGGTTGGCCCCAATAAGGTTTGGCCACGAGGCGTAGAATGCCAGGTCCAAGAAAAGGACACGGGCGATATTTTCACCGTCTATGGCACCCAGGTCACCACCACGGTCGACCCCAAACGCAAAGGCTCCAGCCCCCAATTCATGGAAGCGAAAGATGGAGGCGTTCCCCTGACTCAGGGAAGCAAGGGCGTCACTCGGATCGTCAAAAGCACCACCGAGGAAAAAGAAGGCTGGAACACAGTCGAAATCATCGTCCGAGGTTCCGATGAATTTACTCACATCGTCAATGGAGTGGTCAACAATCGCGGCAGCGACATCCGTGAATTGGATAGCAACGGCGAAGATTGGATCCCTTTGAAATCAGGCAAAATCCTATTCCAAGTTGAAGGCGCCGAAGTGCGTTACCGCAACATTGAAATCAAAGAATTGCCAGCTTCCAAATAA